Proteins encoded together in one Sinorhizobium meliloti window:
- a CDS encoding LacI family DNA-binding transcriptional regulator, translating into MGKERVTVVDIARAAGVSKSTVSLVLQASPLVNESTRAKVNAVIRELGYVYNRSAANLRQARSKIIGIVVNDLTNSFFAELAVGVDEVVQAAGFVQFLANTSEKLDRQREVIASMREHGVSGLIISPARGTEAADLAPLVAAGIPVVLVVRDIPGAGVSSLTSDNHAGAVAAVRHLVERGHRRVAFLGGFADTAVFEARMRGYGDALREAGLQVSDDLVIGSAPSRAGGVTAIEQAMMLKERPTAALCFNDAVAFGVCDGLRARRLEPGEDFAVIGFDDVIEAKTAVPALTTVSVDPHGMGERAAELLLKQINSGRVEPEAIVSPVRLAIRQSCGAAVGRRVKEISS; encoded by the coding sequence ATGGGGAAGGAGCGGGTGACGGTTGTCGACATCGCGCGCGCCGCCGGCGTGTCGAAGTCGACCGTGTCGCTCGTCCTGCAGGCAAGTCCGCTCGTCAACGAATCGACGAGGGCTAAAGTCAATGCAGTGATCCGTGAGCTCGGCTACGTGTACAATCGCAGCGCCGCCAATCTGCGCCAGGCGAGATCGAAGATCATCGGCATCGTCGTCAACGATCTCACGAACAGCTTCTTTGCGGAGCTCGCGGTCGGGGTCGATGAGGTCGTGCAGGCTGCCGGCTTCGTGCAGTTCCTCGCCAATACGAGCGAGAAGCTCGACCGCCAGCGCGAGGTCATCGCCTCGATGCGCGAGCACGGGGTGTCGGGGCTCATCATATCCCCGGCGCGCGGAACGGAAGCCGCGGATCTCGCGCCGCTCGTTGCCGCCGGCATTCCGGTCGTGCTCGTCGTGCGCGACATTCCCGGCGCCGGTGTATCCTCTTTGACTTCGGACAATCATGCCGGCGCCGTTGCCGCCGTGCGCCATCTGGTCGAGCGTGGCCATCGCCGCGTCGCCTTCCTCGGAGGCTTCGCCGATACCGCGGTCTTCGAAGCGCGCATGCGCGGCTATGGCGATGCCCTTCGGGAGGCCGGCCTCCAGGTCTCAGACGACCTGGTCATCGGTTCGGCGCCCTCGCGCGCCGGCGGGGTGACGGCGATCGAGCAGGCGATGATGCTGAAGGAGCGGCCGACCGCGGCCCTCTGCTTCAACGATGCCGTCGCCTTCGGCGTCTGCGACGGGCTGCGTGCGCGCCGGCTGGAGCCCGGCGAGGATTTCGCGGTGATCGGTTTCGATGACGTGATCGAGGCCAAGACCGCGGTGCCGGCGCTGACCACGGTCTCGGTCGATCCGCATGGCATGGGCGAGCGTGCGGCGGAATTGCTCTTGAAACAGATCAATAGCGGCCGTGTCGAGCCGGAAGCGATCGTCAGCCCGGTCCGGCTCGCCATTCGTCAGAGCTGCGGTGCTGCCGTCGGACGCAGAGTGAAGGAGATTTCGTCATGA
- a CDS encoding dihydrodipicolinate synthase family protein, whose protein sequence is MTSVFLPRQDGSLEEYRLRGEPITRPGAAPTFNRIAYAAAHVVSDPLRDSDPWGNPAIDWEATMAFRHHLWGLGFRIAEAMDTAQRGMGLTWAAAQELIRRSLAEARSVPGADLACGAGTDHLSPADARSIDDVIAAYEEQVGFVEAEGGRAIMMASRALARVARSPDDYRRVYGRILSQTRDKVVLHWLGDMFDPQLKGYWGSENFGQALETVLAIIGENSAKVEGIKISLLDNAKELALRSRLPEGVLCFTGDDFNYAELIEGDGNTYSHALLGIFDAVAPSASKALAALAEGDLATFRGVIEPTVPLSRKIFEAPTQYYKAGVVFLAWLNGHQRHFTLPAGLQSARGLLHYADIFRLADQANVLDKPELATERMHNLLAVLGVEQA, encoded by the coding sequence ATGACCAGCGTTTTTCTGCCGCGCCAGGACGGTTCGCTCGAAGAGTACCGGCTTCGGGGCGAACCGATCACCCGACCCGGAGCGGCCCCGACCTTCAACCGCATCGCCTATGCGGCCGCGCATGTCGTTTCCGATCCGCTTCGCGACAGCGACCCTTGGGGCAATCCGGCAATCGACTGGGAAGCGACGATGGCCTTCCGCCATCACCTGTGGGGGCTCGGCTTCCGGATCGCCGAGGCGATGGATACGGCGCAACGCGGCATGGGACTTACATGGGCGGCGGCGCAGGAACTGATCCGTCGCTCGCTCGCTGAAGCGCGAAGCGTCCCGGGCGCCGATCTCGCCTGCGGCGCCGGCACCGACCACCTTTCGCCGGCCGACGCGCGCTCGATTGACGATGTCATCGCGGCCTACGAGGAGCAGGTCGGCTTCGTCGAAGCCGAGGGCGGCCGGGCGATCATGATGGCGAGCCGGGCGCTCGCGCGCGTGGCGCGCTCCCCCGACGACTACCGGCGTGTCTACGGCCGCATCCTCTCCCAGACCAGGGACAAGGTCGTACTCCACTGGCTGGGCGACATGTTCGACCCGCAGCTCAAAGGCTATTGGGGCTCGGAAAACTTCGGGCAGGCGCTCGAAACCGTGCTGGCCATCATCGGCGAGAACAGCGCCAAGGTAGAGGGAATCAAGATTTCGCTGCTCGACAACGCCAAGGAATTGGCGCTGCGCAGCCGGCTCCCCGAGGGCGTGCTCTGCTTCACCGGCGACGATTTCAACTATGCGGAACTGATCGAGGGCGACGGCAACACGTACAGCCACGCACTGCTCGGCATCTTCGACGCCGTCGCGCCGTCGGCCTCGAAGGCGCTCGCGGCCCTCGCCGAGGGCGATCTTGCGACCTTTCGCGGCGTCATAGAGCCGACCGTGCCGCTCTCGCGCAAGATCTTCGAGGCGCCGACGCAATACTACAAGGCCGGCGTCGTCTTCCTGGCCTGGCTGAACGGCCACCAACGGCATTTCACCCTGCCGGCCGGCCTGCAATCGGCTCGCGGATTGCTCCACTATGCCGATATCTTCCGCCTGGCGGATCAGGCCAATGTGCTCGACAAGCCGGAGCTGGCTACTGAGCGGATGCACAATCTGCTGGCTGTGCTGGGGGTGGAGCAGGCATAG
- a CDS encoding M3 family metallopeptidase, which produces MTDSASLNPALVNWTGHEGLPRFEAIMDEDFAPAFDAALASHEAEIEAIANNAEEPTFDNTVAALEIAGDELSRVSALFWSKAGAHTNEVIQALEREIAPKMSRHYSKIGTNPALFGRIDALWEKREELGLDVEAMRVLERHWKSFVKAGAKLDKPEQERLAAINEKLAGLGARFGQNVLADEKGWALILSSEEDLAGIPDFLRDAMAAAARERGEEDKYAVTLSRSIIEPFLTFSERRELREQAFRAWTARGENGGETDNRGIIAETLALRAEKAKLLGYENYAALKLDNTMAKTPEAVNGLLMQVWEKAVARAREEEAELATLIAEEGRNHEVMPWDWRHYAEKFRARKFSFSESELKPYLQLEKIIDACFAVASRLFGITATEKNGVPAYHPDVRVFEIRDASGRLTALFLGDYFARSSKRSGAWMSSFQSQHRLKLENGAIGEIPIVYNVCNFAKPAEGKPALLSIDDARTLFHEFGHALHGMLSNVTYPSVSGTGVARDFVELPSQLYEHWLTVPDILRKYAVHYRTGEPMPQALLDKVLAARTFNSGFATVEFTASALVDMAYHTAEEVGDPMALEAATLEKIGLPQSIVMRHRSPHFLHVFSGDGYSAGYYSYMWSEVLDADAFAAFEETGDPFDPAMAARLKDNIYSVGGSVDPEDAYKAFRGKLPSPDAMLAKKGLAA; this is translated from the coding sequence ATGACCGACAGCGCTTCGCTCAATCCCGCCCTCGTCAACTGGACCGGACACGAGGGCCTGCCCCGGTTCGAGGCGATCATGGACGAGGATTTCGCGCCTGCCTTCGATGCGGCATTGGCGAGTCACGAGGCGGAGATCGAGGCCATTGCCAACAATGCGGAGGAGCCCACCTTCGACAACACCGTCGCCGCGCTGGAAATCGCCGGCGATGAACTTTCGCGCGTCTCCGCTCTCTTCTGGAGCAAGGCGGGCGCCCATACGAACGAGGTGATTCAGGCGCTGGAGCGCGAGATCGCACCGAAAATGTCGCGCCATTATTCGAAGATCGGCACCAACCCGGCACTCTTCGGCCGCATCGACGCACTCTGGGAGAAACGGGAAGAGCTCGGCCTCGATGTCGAAGCCATGCGCGTTCTGGAACGGCACTGGAAGAGCTTCGTGAAGGCGGGCGCCAAGCTTGACAAGCCCGAGCAGGAGCGTCTCGCGGCGATCAACGAGAAGCTCGCCGGCCTCGGCGCCAGGTTCGGGCAGAACGTTCTCGCCGACGAGAAGGGCTGGGCGCTCATCCTGTCGAGCGAAGAGGACCTGGCGGGGATTCCGGATTTCCTGAGAGATGCGATGGCGGCGGCCGCGCGCGAGCGCGGCGAGGAAGATAAATATGCGGTCACGCTGTCGCGCTCGATCATCGAGCCGTTCCTGACCTTCTCCGAAAGACGGGAACTGCGCGAACAGGCTTTCAGGGCCTGGACGGCGCGCGGCGAAAATGGCGGCGAGACCGACAATCGCGGCATCATCGCCGAAACGCTCGCTCTCCGGGCGGAAAAGGCGAAACTGCTCGGCTATGAGAATTATGCGGCGCTGAAGCTCGACAATACCATGGCGAAGACCCCTGAGGCGGTGAATGGCCTGCTGATGCAGGTATGGGAAAAGGCGGTGGCGCGGGCCCGGGAAGAGGAGGCGGAACTCGCCACGCTCATTGCCGAAGAGGGCCGCAACCACGAGGTCATGCCTTGGGACTGGCGACACTATGCGGAAAAATTCAGGGCCCGGAAATTCAGCTTTTCGGAAAGCGAACTGAAGCCCTATCTGCAGCTGGAGAAGATCATCGACGCCTGCTTCGCCGTCGCCAGCCGCCTCTTCGGCATCACCGCAACCGAGAAGAATGGCGTTCCCGCCTATCACCCGGACGTCCGCGTCTTCGAGATACGCGACGCCTCAGGCAGGCTCACGGCCCTTTTCCTCGGTGATTATTTCGCGCGCTCCTCGAAACGCTCCGGCGCATGGATGAGCTCCTTTCAGTCGCAGCACAGGCTGAAGCTCGAGAACGGCGCAATCGGCGAAATCCCGATCGTGTACAATGTCTGCAACTTCGCCAAGCCCGCCGAGGGCAAGCCGGCGCTTCTCTCGATCGACGATGCCCGCACGCTCTTCCATGAATTCGGCCACGCGCTGCACGGCATGCTTTCCAATGTCACCTATCCCTCGGTTTCGGGTACCGGTGTCGCGCGCGATTTCGTGGAGCTGCCCTCGCAGCTATACGAGCATTGGCTGACGGTGCCGGACATTCTCCGGAAATATGCGGTGCACTACAGGACCGGCGAGCCGATGCCGCAGGCGCTGCTCGACAAGGTGTTGGCGGCGCGGACGTTCAATTCCGGTTTCGCGACGGTCGAGTTTACCGCCTCGGCGCTCGTCGATATGGCCTATCACACGGCGGAAGAGGTCGGCGATCCGATGGCGCTCGAAGCGGCGACGCTCGAGAAGATCGGCCTGCCGCAGTCGATCGTCATGCGCCACCGCAGCCCGCATTTTCTTCACGTCTTCTCCGGCGACGGCTATTCGGCCGGCTACTACTCCTACATGTGGTCGGAGGTGCTCGACGCCGATGCATTCGCGGCCTTCGAGGAGACCGGCGATCCCTTCGACCCGGCGATGGCGGCCAGACTGAAGGACAATATCTACTCGGTCGGCGGCTCCGTCGATCCGGAAGACGCCTACAAGGCCTTCCGCGGCAAGCTGCCAAGCCCGGATGCGATGCTGGCGAAGAAGGGGCTGGCGGCTTAG
- the leuB gene encoding 3-isopropylmalate dehydrogenase has protein sequence MTVRNLFLLPGDGIGPEAMAEVRKIIAYMNAERDAGFVTDEGLVGGSAYDAHGAAISEGDMAKALAADAVLFGAVGGPKWDAVPYEVRPEAGLLRLRKDLELFANLRPAICYPALANASSLKPELVEGLDILIVRELTGGVYFGEPKEIIDLGNGQKRGIDTQVYDTYEIERIAGVAFELARTRNNRVCSMEKRNVMKSGVLWNQVVTETHKAKYSDVQLEHMLADAGGMQLVRQPKQFDVIVTDNLFGDMLSDVAAMLTGSLGMLPSASLGAPDAKTGKRKALYEPVHGSAPDIAGKGVANPIAMIASFAMCLRYSFNLVKEADGLEKAIANVLDQGIRTGDIMAEGCRKVGTAEMGDAILAEFKSLSA, from the coding sequence ATGACTGTGCGCAATCTCTTCCTTCTGCCCGGCGACGGCATCGGCCCGGAAGCCATGGCGGAAGTCCGCAAAATCATCGCTTACATGAATGCCGAGCGAGACGCCGGCTTCGTGACGGACGAGGGGCTTGTGGGTGGCTCGGCCTATGACGCCCATGGCGCGGCGATCTCCGAAGGGGATATGGCGAAGGCGCTTGCCGCCGATGCGGTGCTCTTCGGCGCCGTCGGCGGACCGAAATGGGATGCGGTGCCCTATGAGGTGCGGCCGGAAGCCGGGCTCCTGCGCCTGCGCAAGGACCTCGAGCTTTTCGCCAACCTTCGCCCCGCCATCTGCTACCCGGCGCTTGCCAACGCATCGTCGCTGAAGCCCGAGCTGGTCGAGGGCCTCGACATCCTCATCGTGCGCGAGCTGACGGGCGGCGTCTATTTCGGCGAGCCCAAGGAGATCATCGATCTCGGCAACGGCCAGAAGCGCGGCATCGACACGCAGGTCTACGACACCTACGAGATCGAGCGCATCGCCGGGGTCGCCTTCGAACTCGCCCGCACCCGCAACAATCGCGTCTGCTCGATGGAAAAGCGCAACGTGATGAAGTCGGGCGTGCTCTGGAACCAGGTCGTGACCGAGACGCACAAGGCGAAGTATTCCGACGTCCAGCTCGAGCACATGCTGGCGGATGCCGGCGGCATGCAGCTCGTGCGGCAGCCGAAGCAGTTCGACGTGATCGTCACCGACAACCTTTTCGGCGACATGCTGTCCGACGTCGCCGCCATGCTGACAGGCTCGCTCGGCATGCTGCCCTCCGCCTCGCTCGGCGCTCCGGATGCCAAGACCGGCAAGCGCAAGGCGCTCTACGAGCCGGTGCACGGCTCGGCGCCGGACATCGCCGGCAAGGGGGTCGCCAATCCGATCGCCATGATCGCTTCCTTCGCCATGTGCCTGCGCTACTCCTTCAACCTCGTGAAGGAAGCCGACGGCCTGGAGAAGGCGATCGCCAACGTGCTCGATCAGGGCATCCGCACCGGCGACATCATGGCGGAAGGTTGCCGGAAAGTCGGTACGGCCGAGATGGGCGACGCGATCCTCGCCGAGTTCAAGAGCCTCTCGGCCTGA
- a CDS encoding phosphatase PAP2 family protein, producing the protein MNRPLSLTVWIWLMTVVLVVAFTPFDPHLSEWAQGLPEEIVGFNRAITDIGTFAWMIYSSALLLLIAFVVRRSSARDTLRQRARAARNLSAYFLLTIGTASALVHGLKFLIGRARPELLADYGPYSLTPFTGDTLFESFPSGHSTAAGAFFGAFAMVMPQLRPLFLLLALLVGISRVVVGAHYPSDVAAGLLLGLWVALMMAFLFARQGWLFKRGAAGWPVLRHVEHEAEEREAE; encoded by the coding sequence ATGAACCGACCGCTTTCACTGACCGTCTGGATCTGGCTGATGACGGTCGTCCTCGTCGTCGCCTTCACCCCGTTCGACCCGCATCTTTCCGAATGGGCGCAAGGTCTGCCGGAGGAGATCGTCGGCTTCAACCGCGCCATCACCGATATCGGCACCTTCGCCTGGATGATCTACAGCTCGGCCCTGCTGCTGCTGATCGCCTTCGTCGTCCGCCGATCCTCCGCGCGCGACACCTTGCGGCAGAGGGCGCGCGCAGCGCGCAATCTGTCCGCCTATTTCCTGCTGACGATCGGCACGGCGAGCGCGCTGGTGCACGGCCTGAAATTTCTGATCGGCCGCGCCCGTCCCGAGCTCCTTGCAGATTACGGCCCCTACAGCCTCACGCCCTTTACCGGCGACACGCTGTTCGAAAGCTTCCCGTCGGGACATTCCACGGCGGCCGGCGCCTTCTTCGGCGCCTTCGCGATGGTGATGCCGCAGCTTCGGCCGCTGTTTCTGCTGCTGGCCCTGCTTGTCGGCATCTCGCGCGTCGTGGTCGGCGCGCATTACCCGAGCGATGTCGCCGCCGGCCTGCTGCTCGGGCTCTGGGTCGCGCTGATGATGGCTTTCCTCTTTGCCCGGCAGGGCTGGCTGTTCAAGCGCGGTGCGGCCGGCTGGCCTGTGCTGAGGCATGTGGAGCACGAGGCCGAGGAAAGGGAAGCCGAGTAA
- a CDS encoding MFS transporter, whose amino-acid sequence MANVVTAGGTKAGPMTGEEKKVIFASSLGTVFEWYDFYLYGSLAVYIGATFFSQYPETTRNIFALLAFAAGFLVRPFGALVFGRLGDLVGRKYTFLVTILIMGLSTFLVGVLPGAASIGIAAPIILIGLRLLQGLALGGEYGGAATYVAEHAPHGRRGYFTSWIQTTATLGLFLSLVVILLVQYMLGKEAFAEWGWRIPFLLSFVLLGVSVWIRLKMNESPAFKKMKEEGKGSKAPLTEAFGQWRNAKIALLALFGAVVGQAVVWYSGQFYALFFLQSILKIDGQSANLMVAASLLIGTGFFVFFGWLSDKIGRKPIIMAGLLLAMLTYFPLFKAMTWAGNPALAEAQQNVRATVTAAPGDCRFQFNPTGTAKFTTSCDIATAFLTKNSVPYDVVTTAAAGTPATVKIGETTITSFDAVAAGDKAKAEEAAFGKQINMALQAAGYPLVRGVAKVPESKLDAFVAANPELGLDAAAVRAGEKAMVPADKLVADKLLTQEEVGSATEMAVYSIDKGGAFTMVADPARVNWTVIIAVLTVLVIYVTMVYGPIAALLVELFPTRIRYTGMSLPYHIGNGWFGGLLPATAFAMSAAKGDIYYGLWYPIVFAGITLVIGLLFLPETKDRDIHTME is encoded by the coding sequence ATGGCAAACGTCGTGACAGCGGGCGGCACAAAAGCCGGCCCGATGACCGGCGAGGAGAAGAAGGTCATCTTCGCCTCGTCGCTCGGTACCGTCTTCGAATGGTATGATTTCTATCTTTACGGTTCGCTTGCCGTTTATATCGGTGCAACCTTCTTCAGCCAGTATCCCGAGACCACGCGCAACATCTTTGCGCTTCTCGCCTTCGCCGCCGGCTTCCTTGTCCGGCCGTTCGGCGCGCTGGTTTTCGGCCGCCTGGGCGACCTCGTCGGCCGCAAATACACATTCCTCGTCACCATTCTGATCATGGGCCTGTCGACCTTCCTCGTCGGCGTCCTGCCCGGTGCCGCCTCGATCGGCATTGCGGCTCCGATCATCCTGATCGGGCTCCGCCTCCTGCAGGGTCTTGCGCTCGGCGGTGAATACGGGGGTGCCGCGACCTATGTGGCAGAGCATGCGCCGCACGGCCGCCGCGGCTATTTCACCTCGTGGATCCAGACGACGGCGACGCTTGGTCTCTTCCTCTCGCTGGTGGTTATCCTTCTGGTCCAGTACATGCTGGGCAAGGAAGCTTTTGCCGAGTGGGGCTGGCGCATACCCTTCCTGCTCTCTTTCGTGCTGCTCGGCGTCTCCGTCTGGATCCGCCTGAAGATGAACGAGTCTCCTGCCTTCAAGAAGATGAAGGAAGAGGGCAAGGGTTCGAAGGCGCCGCTGACGGAAGCTTTCGGCCAGTGGCGCAACGCCAAGATCGCCCTTCTGGCGCTCTTCGGCGCGGTCGTTGGTCAGGCTGTGGTCTGGTATTCCGGCCAGTTCTACGCGCTGTTCTTCCTGCAGAGCATTCTGAAGATCGACGGCCAGTCGGCAAACCTGATGGTTGCCGCCTCGCTCCTTATCGGCACAGGCTTTTTCGTCTTCTTCGGCTGGCTGTCGGACAAGATCGGCCGCAAGCCGATCATCATGGCGGGCCTCCTGCTTGCCATGCTCACCTACTTCCCGCTGTTCAAGGCGATGACGTGGGCCGGCAACCCAGCGCTTGCGGAAGCGCAGCAGAACGTTCGCGCCACCGTCACCGCCGCTCCGGGCGACTGCAGGTTCCAGTTCAACCCGACGGGCACGGCGAAGTTCACCACCTCCTGCGACATCGCCACCGCCTTCCTGACCAAGAACTCGGTTCCCTATGACGTCGTGACCACGGCGGCTGCGGGGACACCGGCGACGGTGAAGATCGGCGAAACGACGATCACCAGCTTTGACGCCGTTGCGGCCGGCGACAAGGCGAAGGCCGAGGAAGCGGCTTTCGGCAAGCAGATCAACATGGCGCTGCAGGCCGCGGGCTATCCGCTGGTGCGCGGCGTTGCCAAGGTTCCGGAATCGAAGCTCGACGCCTTCGTCGCTGCCAATCCGGAACTCGGCCTCGACGCCGCTGCCGTGCGCGCCGGCGAAAAGGCCATGGTGCCGGCCGACAAGCTCGTCGCCGACAAGCTGCTCACCCAGGAAGAAGTCGGCAGCGCCACCGAAATGGCGGTCTACAGCATAGACAAGGGCGGCGCCTTCACGATGGTGGCCGACCCGGCCCGCGTCAACTGGACGGTGATCATTGCCGTACTGACCGTGCTCGTCATCTATGTGACGATGGTCTACGGCCCGATTGCGGCGCTGCTCGTCGAACTCTTCCCGACCCGCATCCGCTATACCGGCATGTCGCTGCCCTACCATATCGGCAATGGTTGGTTCGGCGGGCTGCTCCCGGCAACGGCCTTCGCGATGAGCGCGGCAAAGGGCGATATCTACTACGGCCTCTGGTACCCGATCGTTTTCGCGGGCATCACGCTGGTGATCGGTCTTCTGTTCCTGCCCGAGACGAAGGACCGGGATATCCACACGATGGAATGA
- a CDS encoding aspartate-semialdehyde dehydrogenase, producing MGFKIAVAGATGNVGREMLNILSERGFPADEVVALASSRSVGTEVSYGDKTLKVTNLETYDFSDTDICLMSAGGAVSQKYSPKIGREGCVVIDNSSAWRYDADVPLIVPEVNADAIAQFSKKNIIANPNCSTAQLVVALKPLHDHAKIKRIVVSTYQSVSGAGKDGMDELFNQTRAVFVADPIESKKFTKRIAFNVIPHIDVFMEDGYTKEEWKVLAETKKMLDPKIKVTCTAVRVPVFIGHSESVNIEFENEITADEAREILREAPGCLVVDKHENGGYVTPYECAGEDATYISRIREDATVENGLNMWIVSDNLRKGAALNAVQIAELLINRGLIKPRKQAA from the coding sequence ATGGGTTTCAAAATTGCTGTCGCAGGCGCCACCGGCAATGTCGGCCGGGAGATGCTGAACATTCTTTCCGAGCGCGGCTTTCCGGCCGACGAAGTGGTGGCGCTCGCCTCCTCGCGCTCGGTCGGCACCGAGGTCTCCTACGGCGACAAGACGCTGAAGGTGACGAACCTCGAAACCTATGATTTTTCCGACACCGACATCTGCCTGATGTCGGCCGGCGGCGCCGTCTCGCAGAAATACTCGCCGAAGATCGGCCGGGAGGGTTGCGTCGTCATCGACAATTCCTCGGCCTGGCGCTACGACGCCGATGTTCCGCTGATCGTACCGGAAGTGAACGCGGACGCGATCGCGCAATTCTCCAAGAAAAACATCATCGCCAATCCGAATTGCTCGACGGCGCAGCTCGTGGTGGCGCTGAAGCCGCTGCACGACCATGCCAAGATCAAGCGCATCGTCGTTTCCACCTATCAGTCGGTTTCCGGCGCCGGCAAGGACGGCATGGACGAGCTCTTCAACCAGACCCGCGCTGTCTTCGTCGCCGATCCGATCGAGAGCAAGAAGTTCACCAAGCGCATCGCCTTCAACGTCATTCCGCACATCGACGTCTTCATGGAGGACGGCTACACCAAGGAAGAGTGGAAGGTACTGGCCGAAACCAAGAAGATGCTCGACCCGAAGATCAAGGTGACCTGCACGGCCGTGCGCGTCCCGGTCTTCATCGGTCATTCGGAATCGGTCAATATCGAATTCGAAAACGAGATCACCGCCGACGAGGCGCGCGAGATCCTGCGCGAAGCGCCGGGCTGCCTGGTCGTCGACAAGCATGAGAACGGCGGCTATGTGACGCCTTACGAATGCGCCGGCGAGGACGCGACCTACATCTCGCGCATCCGCGAGGATGCGACGGTCGAAAACGGCCTCAACATGTGGATCGTCTCGGACAACCTGCGCAAGGGCGCGGCGCTCAACGCGGTGCAGATCGCAGAGCTGTTGATCAACCGCGGCCTGATCAAACCGCGCAAGCAGGCGGCTTGA
- a CDS encoding lytic murein transglycosylase codes for MHRVKSAAAGLAALISTVVLPADASAAQCGNDGSGFSAWLSEFKREAAGNGISPSVVDQALANVSYSRATIRADRGQKSFKLSLDQFMQKRGGQVIISRGKKLRAQNARLFQSIEQRYGVPAGPLIAIWGMETGFGSFLGKEHTLSAVSTLAYDCRRSDYFTNQLYAALQLVQRGDLSPAARGAAHGEIGQTQFLPVNVLKYGVDGDGNGHVDMVRSKADALASTANFLRGHGWQPGGGYQPGEVNFAAIQGWNAASVYQQAIAIIGAEIDGG; via the coding sequence ATGCATAGGGTGAAGAGCGCAGCAGCGGGCCTGGCGGCCCTGATCTCAACCGTAGTTCTTCCGGCGGACGCCTCTGCGGCGCAGTGCGGCAATGACGGCAGCGGCTTCTCCGCCTGGCTGTCGGAATTCAAGCGCGAAGCCGCCGGGAACGGCATCAGCCCTTCGGTGGTCGACCAGGCGCTCGCCAACGTCTCCTACAGCAGGGCGACGATCCGGGCCGATCGCGGCCAGAAGAGCTTCAAGCTGTCGCTCGACCAGTTCATGCAGAAGCGCGGCGGTCAGGTGATCATTTCGCGCGGCAAGAAGCTGCGGGCGCAGAATGCCAGGCTCTTCCAGAGCATCGAGCAGCGCTACGGCGTTCCCGCCGGCCCATTGATCGCCATCTGGGGCATGGAGACCGGCTTCGGCTCGTTCCTGGGCAAGGAACACACGCTTTCCGCCGTCTCGACGCTCGCCTATGATTGTCGCCGCTCCGACTATTTCACCAACCAGCTTTACGCCGCCCTCCAGCTCGTCCAGCGCGGCGACCTCAGCCCGGCCGCCCGCGGGGCGGCGCACGGCGAGATCGGGCAGACGCAATTCCTCCCGGTGAACGTGCTGAAATACGGCGTGGACGGGGACGGCAACGGCCATGTCGACATGGTCCGCTCCAAAGCGGATGCGCTTGCCTCAACCGCAAATTTCCTGCGCGGCCATGGTTGGCAGCCGGGCGGCGGCTATCAGCCGGGCGAGGTCAACTTCGCCGCCATCCAGGGCTGGAATGCCGCCAGCGTCTATCAGCAGGCGATCGCCATCATCGGCGCCGAGATCGACGGCGGGTGA
- a CDS encoding carbonic anhydrase yields MQQERVDETGLPMDIQGFPEHLLTGYRNFMSGRFTEQQQRYKTLAESGQKPRTMVIACCDSRAAPETIFDAGPGELFVVRNVANMMPPYEPDGHYHSTSAALEFAVQSLRVTNIVVMGHGRCGGIKAALDPDAEPLSPGDFIGRWMNLLKPAAEQIQSNDVMTPAERQRALERVSIRNSIANLRTFPCVNVLESKGKLRLHGAWFDISTGELWVMDAKTGDFSRPGM; encoded by the coding sequence ATGCAGCAGGAACGAGTGGATGAAACGGGGTTACCGATGGATATACAGGGCTTTCCGGAACATCTTCTGACCGGCTACCGCAATTTCATGAGCGGGCGCTTCACCGAACAGCAGCAGCGCTACAAAACCCTCGCCGAGAGCGGTCAGAAACCGAGGACGATGGTCATCGCCTGTTGCGACTCCCGCGCCGCGCCCGAAACGATCTTCGATGCCGGCCCGGGAGAACTCTTCGTCGTGCGCAACGTCGCCAACATGATGCCGCCCTATGAACCGGACGGACATTATCATTCGACCTCGGCCGCGCTCGAATTCGCGGTCCAGTCGCTGCGGGTCACCAACATCGTGGTCATGGGCCACGGGCGCTGCGGCGGCATCAAGGCGGCACTCGACCCGGACGCCGAGCCCCTCTCCCCCGGCGATTTCATCGGCCGCTGGATGAACCTCCTGAAACCGGCCGCCGAGCAGATCCAGAGCAATGACGTGATGACTCCGGCGGAACGACAGCGTGCGCTCGAGCGGGTCTCCATCCGCAATTCGATCGCCAATCTGAGGACGTTCCCCTGCGTGAACGTTCTCGAGTCGAAGGGAAAGCTTCGTCTCCACGGCGCATGGTTCGACATCTCGACCGGCGAGCTCTGGGTCATGGATGCGAAGACCGGCGATTTTTCCCGACCGGGAATGTAA